accaatagccgagcacgagtgcccgcaaaaaaatatcgtcctaacttcaccatgaatgtcgccgcgtgacgcaaaaaaggagggatgcaacacgaggacttcccaggaggtcacccatcctagtactactatcgcccaagcacgcttaacttcggagttctaatgggatccggtgctttagtgctggtatgatcgcatccgacatgttatgctctcattttcccttatgcttgctcctcccgctctttgtctgctctattttgtaccatgtccatcctctttttcatccgcaccaccgtttcccatcaccaatagccgagcacgagtgcccgcaaaaaaatatcgtcctaacttcaccatgaatgtcgccgcgtgacgcaaaaaaggagggatgcaacacgagcacttcccaggaggtcacccatcctagtactactctcgcccaagcacgcttaacttcggagttctgatgggatccggtgctttagtgctggtatgatcgcatccgacatgttatgcactcattttcccttatgcttgctcctcccgctctttgtctgctctattttgtaccatgtacatcctctttttcatccgcaccacagtttcccatcaccaatagctgagcacgagtgcccgtaaaaaaatatcgtcctaacttcaccatgaatgtcgccgcgtgacgcaaaaaaggagggatgcaacacgaggacttcccaggaggtcacccatcctagtactactctcgcccaagcacgcttaacttcggagttctgatgggatcctgtgctttagtgctggtatgatcgcatccgacatgttatgcactcattttccgttatgcttgctcctcccgctctttgtctgctctattttgtaccatgtccatcctctttttcatccgcaccaccgtttcccatcaccaatagccgagcacgagtgcccgcaaaaaaatatcgtcctaacttcaccatgaatgtcgccgcgtgacgcaaaaaaggagggatgcaacacgaggacttcccaagaggtcacccatcctagtactactctcgcccaagcacgcttaacttcggagttctgatgggatccggcgcTTTAGTGATGGTATGAtcacatccgacatgttatgcactcattttcctttatgcttgctcctcccgctctttgtctgctctattttgtaccatgttcatcctctttttcatccgcaccaccgtttcccatcaccaatagccgagcacgagtgcccgcaaaaaaatatcgccctaacttcaccatgaatgtcgccgcgtgacgcaaaaaaggagggatgcaacacgaggacttcccaggaggtcacccatcctagtactactctctcccaagcacgcttaacttcggagttctgatgggatccggtgctttagtgctggtatgatcgcatccgacatgttatgcttgctcctcccactctttgtctgctctattttgtaccatgtccatcctctttttcatccgcaccaccgtttcccatcaccaatagccgagcacgagtgcccgcaaaaaaatatcgtcctaacttcaccatgaatgtcgccgcgtgacgcaaaaaaggagggatgcaacacgaggacttcccaggaggtcacccatcctagtactactctcgcccaagcacgcttaacttcagagttctgatgggatccggtgctttagtgctggtatgatcgcatccgacatgttatgcactcattttcccttatgcttgctcctcccgctctttgtctgctctattttgtaccatgtccatcctcttttttatccgcaccaccgtttcccatcaccaatagccgagcacgagtgcccgcaaaaaaatatcgtcctaacttcaccatgaatgtcgccgcgtgacgcaaaaaaggagggatgcaacacgaggacttcccaggaggtcacccatcctagtactccatgtccatcctctttttcatccgcaccaccgtttcgcatcaccaatagccgagcacgagtgcccgcaaaaaaatatcgtcctaacttcaccattaatgtcgccgcgtgacgcaaaaaaggagggatgcaacacgaggacttcccaggaggtcacccatcctagtactactctcgcccaagcacgcttaacttcggagttctgatgggatccggtgctttagtgctggtatgatcgcatccaacatgttatgcactcattttcccttatgcttgctcctcccgctctttgtctgctctattttgtaccatgtccatcctctttttcatccgcaccaccgtttcccatcaccaatagccgagcacgagtgcccgcaaaaaaatatcgtcctaacttcaccatgaatgtcgccgcgtgacgcaaaaaaggagggatgcaacacgaggacttcccaggaggtcactgatgacccacaagtataggggatcgcaacagtcttcgagggaagtaaaacccaatttattgattcgacacaaggggagacaaagggcCTCTTTGTTTGGGCTTTTAGCTGCTTTCCACAGAAAAAAGTAGGGCAGACGAAACAAAGGGGTTAGCTGCGGGGTAGGCTTTTCCAAAAGCAGGTCCCCTTCCCACACATAAGAAAAAGCATAGGTAGGAGGTGCTTCCCGAGCTTTTTTTATAGCCTCCCGAAGCGTTCCCTTCGTACGGTGCAGGAATTACCACAAAACTGCCACCGCTGAGTTAACATCGTGTGTTTTTTTTACCTACCTTTTCTCCCCAACCGTTCCCTTCGTACGAGAAACAAGAACAGATCGATTCCTCTGTGCGCCGCCGCTCGCCTACCCTGCAGCTCCGGCTGCCCCTTCCGGAGActggccatctccaccgccagacCTCGTCCCGTCGCCGGCGGACGTTCCCGCGGCCCTACCTCTCCCTAAGTCTGGCCGACGGATTCCTCCACGCGCCGACGGACTTCTCCCTTCCCCTCCCGCTGGTGAGCCTCCCGTCCCCTGTCTCTTCCCCTTGCTTGATGAGCAGTATCACAACTTCTTGCTGTGATTTGGTACACTGTGGTGATGGTAGATGATTTCATTGGTGGTAATTTTGATTACAAACTACATGGTGTTGTGATCTGTGGCGGAGCTACGAACAAATTCCTGGGCGGCCTAAATTAAAGAAGATAAGAAAAAATCACGTCTTAGCTAATGTGATGTTGCTGCTAAACTATTAAAGGCTTATTCTGGGCTATAGGATTTTTCTTTCAAACTATCCAATCGAGAGCCTATAATCTTGGAAAGAAAAAGTATAAACATGGTGCGTTGTTTATTATGCAATTGAAGGGAAACTGGACGTGAGTTGCTCCATTAATTCGTGAGTTCGTCGCTGCAACGCCATCGATGCTGCCAGGCAGCTGGACGTCAGGCTAGTGTCTCGATTGCGCTTGTGCTGCTACTCCGTCGTTCTGCTAGTATCAGTGAACTGCGCTTTTGCTGTTGAACTATCTATGGATTAGATAATACCAGTACTCGTTTTGCTGTAATTTTGATTAGAAGAAAACTCTGGTACTCACTGCTGATTGCCTCGCGCGCAGGTAATATGCGTGGATAAAACATGTTTAATTGTTTCATGGTGCTGTAATTCTAGTTTGTGGAGCATCAATCTAGAATTGCTGTACATTTTTTATGACACTGATTTGCTAGCTAGATTTGTCATACACTCATGCTGCTGCATGTATTGAAATTTACCTTCACTTTGTAATTATGTAGTGTGTTTTTAGTATCTTGCAATGGAGAAGGCTGTTTGGGATGCATACCACACTAGAGTTTTCTGTGACATATGTATGGATGAAGTCAACGCAAACAATAGGGATGGGGGTTGCTTGAGTAGAAAGGGGTACAAGAATCTCGGTGAAAAATTTACCGAGAAAACAGGAAAGCAATTTACGAAGAAGCAATTCAAGAACAAATGGGATGCTTTAAAGAAAGATTATACGggttggatggagttgcaaaatgcaACTGGGCTAGGTTGGGATCCTGTGACAAAAACTATGGACGCAGACGACGAGTGGTGGAAGACTCACCTACTTGTAAGTTATATGTTTATTATCACTTGTCGTGTCTATTTGTGTATGTTATTATAATGTGAACTAATATATGTACTATGTTATTTTTTGCAGTATCGTCCTGAACATGCAAAGTTCAGAAATGGGCCACCTGCCAACTTGGAACAACAAGATGTCATGTTCAAGAAGGCTCATGTCACCGGAGAATCAGCGGCCATTCCGGGACAAGAATTAGGAGAGGACAAGGATGTTCcaatattgttggatgatgatggTGAGGCAACGAAGAAAACAACCCTAGGGAAACGCAAGGCTTGTGTTGGAGAGAAGGAAAAGGAGAGCCCCTTTTTCAAGGCGTACAACACTGCCTTGAGCAGCATAGTTTCAAAGGTGGATGTTGGAAGTTCTAGCAGCAAGGATGACTCTGTCCCAACTATGAAGGAATTTTTAGCGATGGTTCGAGAGTGTGGAGTCAGTGAAGGCACTGATCTCATGTTTACAGCGGCCAAGCTTGCCGTGAAAAGGGAGCATAGGGAGTTGTTGGCAGCCTTTGAAACACCTGGAGGACGGTTTGATTATCTCGAGAGGACACATAATGAGTTAAACAAGTAGATGTGTCTTGCATTATGTGCACTATCTATTTGGTATTTGGAATTCTAGAACTTATGGACCATTTTGTGTACTATTTATTCGGAATATCTTGTAGACTATTTTGATCATTCTATAACTTATGCACCATTATGTGTCTGTTCTATTTGCAATATCTTGTAGACTATCCATGAGTGTTGTTATTGGCATTTGGTGTATATTACTCTAGTATGTATGAGTTTTTGACTTGTGTAGTTTGACATTTTGTAGATGGATGCAGATGATAATGCACGTGATGAAGAAATTCAAAGGATAATGCATCTTCTTGGAGTGGCGCATGATTTGGCTGTGTTGGGCTACTATGGTAATCTCTATTCTGAAAAATATTTGAATAAAGCAACTAGGAGGATTCCACAACAAACTGGGCTTGAATGGGTGCATGAACAACTTGATGATAGAAAAAGATGCTACAAAATGTTTAGAATGTATCCAGATGTGTTTGAGCAACTGCATAACCTACTAGTTGCTAGCTATGGGTTAGAGTCAACAAGAGATATGGAATCAGTTGAATGTTTGGGTATGTTTCTATGGATGGTTGGAGGACCACAATCATTTCACCAAGTTGAGAACCGTTTCAGTCGGTCTCTTGAAACAATTCATAGGAAGTTCAACATGGTATTGAATTGTTTGTACAATTTGGGTAAAGATAACATAAAACCAGTGGATCGAAATTTCACGGATGTGCATCCAAGAATTCAAGATCCACGCTTTTGGCCTCATTTTAAAGGTGCCATTGGTGCCATAGATGGATCGCATATTCCAGTTGAAGTTCCTAAGGAAGAAGAAATTAACCACACCGGAAGACATGGTTACACATCACAAAATCTTCTTGCGATATGTGACTTTGATCTCAGATTCACGTTTGTAGTAGCTGGATGGCCTGGTTCGGCACATGATACACGCATTCTGAACCACAGCATTGTGAAGTATCCACAACAGTTTCCAACCCCTCCTGATGGTAATATTCTATCTTACTATATACATGAGTTACTTATGCACTGTCGTATCCATGTGTCACATATTTATTTTTCGGTGTGCAGGTacatactatcttgttgattctggTTATCCAAATAGAAAGGGGTTCCTAGCTCCTTACAAAAACAACACGTATCATTTACCAGACTTTCGCCGAGAAGGGCTACCGACAAAGAAGGAAGAAATTTTCAACTATGCGCATGCTCAGATTCGAAATGCTATCGAGCGTAATTTTGGTATCTTGAAAAATAAGTGGCGCATGTTGAAGGGTATACCTTCTTACGGGTTGGTTACGCAGAAGAAAATTATCCTAGCTTGCATCGCGCTTCACAATTTCATTAGAGACTCTCACTTACGTGACAAGCAGTTTGATCGTTGCGACTCGGATGAGAATTACATCCCTAAGGTGCAAAGGCAATCAATAACGACGCCAGGTGATAGTGCTCCGGGTGGACAACACACAAGCAGCATGAACTCGACACGTGATGATATAGCCAACGCATTGTTCAATGCTAGAGCCACCTAGAACTATTTGTGCTAGCTAGGAAAATAATATTGTTATGTACTTTGGATAAATCTATATTTGTAACGGATATGCCTTTTGGCTAAAACTACCTTCACGTTTGCATTTCATGGATCCATATATTATATATTACACCTAAATCAGCAATAACACAGGATCTCATGACTGTTAGGATATTTCAAACAATTCCCCTATTCACAGATTAACAGCCAGCTAAGTTGCCAAAGGCTAAAACTCAGAACAGCAGCTTCTCCTGCACAGCAGCTTCCCCTGCACAGCAGCACAGCCAGCCACAGCTAGCCACAGCCAGCCCAAACAAAGAGGccctgagtcttcttgatatatgcaggggtgaaccaccgggtgcatccccaagcttagagctttcactctccttgatcatgttgcatcatactcctctcttgatccttgaaaacttcctccacaccaaactcgaaacaactcattagagggttagtgcacaatataaattgacatattcagaggtgacacaatcattcttaacacttctggacattgcataatgctactggacattagtggatcaaagaaattcatccaacatagcgaaagaggcaatgcgaaataaaaggcagaatctgtcaaaacagaacagttcgtattgacgaattttaaaatggcaccagacttgctcaaatgaaaatgctcaaattgaatgaaagttgcgtacatatctgaggatcatgcacgtaaattggcttaattttctgagctacctacagggaggtggactcagattcgtgacagcaaagaaatctggaactgcgcagtaatccaaatctagtacttacttttctatcaacggcttaacttggcacaacaaaacacaaaactaagataaggagaggttgctacagtagtaaacaacttccaagacacaaaataaaaacaaagtactgtaggtaaaaacatgggttgtctcccataagcgcttttctttaacgcctttcagctaggcgcagaaagtgtgtatcaagtattatcaagagacgaagtgccaacattaccttgggctttacccttacctttcttatcgtTTTTCttcccctttggtttaggaaatgtatgagtttcccccggtatagaggtgaatttcagagtgccttctccaacatcaatgactgctcccaatagtttcagcagggatcttccgagtgtgagttttcctgtttcaacaacaagataatcaatggatattgttcttccaagaatggttgtatgcacacctgcggctattcctttaggaattatagtagagttatcaatgagagttatttcttctcctccttcctcgactccccaaagttt
This region of Lolium perenne isolate Kyuss_39 chromosome 2, Kyuss_2.0, whole genome shotgun sequence genomic DNA includes:
- the LOC127322173 gene encoding uncharacterized protein isoform X1; protein product: MDADDNARDEEIQRIMHLLGVAHDLAVLGYYGNLYSEKYLNKATRRIPQQTGLEWVHEQLDDRKRCYKMFRMYPDVFEQLHNLLVASYGLESTRDMESVECLGMFLWMVGGPQSFHQVENRFSRSLETIHRKFNMVLNCLYNLGKDNIKPVDRNFTDVHPRIQDPRFWPHFKGAIGAIDGSHIPVEVPKEEEINHTGRHGYTSQNLLAICDFDLRFTFVVAGWPGSAHDTRILNHSIVKYPQQFPTPPDGTYYLVDSGYPNRKGFLAPYKNNTYHLPDFRREGLPTKKEEIFNYAHAQIRNAIERNFGILKNKWRMLKGIPSYGLVTQKKIILACIALHNFIRDSHLRDKQFDRCDSDENYIPKVQRQSITTPGDSAPGGQHTSSMNSTRDDIANALFNARAT
- the LOC127322173 gene encoding L10-interacting MYB domain-containing protein isoform X2, with protein sequence MEKAVWDAYHTRVFCDICMDEVNANNRDGGCLSRKGYKNLGEKFTEKTGKQFTKKQFKNKWDALKKDYTGWMELQNATGLGWDPVTKTMDADDEWWKTHLLYRPEHAKFRNGPPANLEQQDVMFKKAHVTGESAAIPGQELGEDKDVPILLDDDGEATKKTTLGKRKACVGEKEKESPFFKAYNTALSSIVSKVDVGSSSSKDDSVPTMKEFLAMVRECGVSEGTDLMFTAAKLAVKREHRELLAAFETPGGRFDYLERTHNELNK